The Altererythrobacter sp. Root672 genome includes a window with the following:
- a CDS encoding HEPN domain-containing protein, giving the protein MRDDLDHLPEAKRRELAHVVEAIREGFAFAIARRTMPELRGGRLLKIVLFGSYARGDWVEDPVGRYFSDYDLLVIVDREALTDVPEFWAKTEERLLADLAAGQELRTPVSLIYHSLDDVNDKLRLGRYFFIDIVRDGVVLFEEPGFALAEPQVLTPAEALRETREYYEEWFESAGKFKRAADFLRGDNAPREAAFNLHQATERLYHCLFLVRTLYSPKTHNLNQLRQLAEDIEPRLKDVWPRDTKFERRCYELLREAYVKARYSRHYRITEEQLEWLSGRVEFLQVTVRQLCEERISALAEAA; this is encoded by the coding sequence ATGAGGGACGATCTCGATCATTTGCCTGAGGCGAAGCGGCGAGAGCTCGCGCATGTGGTCGAGGCCATCCGCGAGGGCTTTGCGTTCGCGATAGCGCGCCGCACGATGCCCGAGCTACGCGGAGGGCGGCTGCTCAAGATCGTGCTATTCGGGAGCTACGCGCGCGGGGACTGGGTCGAGGACCCGGTCGGGCGGTATTTCTCCGACTACGATCTGCTTGTGATCGTCGATCGCGAAGCTCTGACCGACGTGCCCGAGTTCTGGGCGAAGACCGAGGAGCGGCTGCTTGCAGATCTGGCGGCGGGGCAAGAGCTACGTACGCCGGTCAGCCTGATTTATCACAGCCTAGATGACGTGAACGACAAGCTGCGGCTCGGGCGGTACTTCTTCATCGACATCGTGCGCGATGGGGTGGTGCTGTTCGAGGAGCCAGGGTTTGCGCTGGCGGAGCCGCAGGTGCTGACGCCGGCTGAGGCGTTGCGCGAAACAAGGGAGTATTACGAGGAGTGGTTTGAGAGCGCGGGAAAGTTCAAACGCGCCGCCGATTTTCTAAGAGGTGACAACGCCCCGAGAGAAGCCGCGTTCAATTTGCACCAGGCAACTGAGCGCCTCTACCACTGCCTATTCCTGGTGCGCACGCTCTACAGTCCGAAGACGCACAACCTGAATCAGTTACGTCAACTTGCCGAGGACATCGAGCCGCGGCTCAAAGACGTTTGGCCGCGAGACACCAAGTTTGAGCGGCGGTGCTACGAACTGCTGCGCGAGGCTTATGTGAAGGCACGGTACTCACGGCACTACCGGATCACAGAAGAGCAACTGGAGTGGTTGTCAGGGCGAGTCGAGTTCCTGCAGGTGACCGTTCGACAATTGTGCGAGGAAAGGATTTCGGCGCTGGCGGAGGCGGCTTAA
- a CDS encoding DUF3883 domain-containing protein — protein MTGTAPAPVMQRYEADLLGNIQQALAGLQGFDIMALELIQNADDAGAAAMRFDVREDGLHVWNSERFSSCGLTETACPYLATGDAEGIARPCNFHAISRMGSRSKINVGSQIGRFGIGFVSVYQITDSPVIRSRDLQMRLDPLNSVSPTHRIDEVDGTEFELPWASSQSATRNALNASPTPTDVRDRVAGEIRDVMDRGLFFLRRLERIELLVDGELVHAVSIGRDGDVLTLNKEPGSSEESWLVLKTDAAVRADELKLKTRFPMLVELDRSAAVTVAIPLDDRPFEGLLYAFLPTEQSSRLPMHINADFFPHPNRRAIVLTGEQHDRYWNELLLETAATAIADSFVMLCGQIGAKRLWEIGSSALALRGEGAFAIFWDRFAEAARVYDCSWSVEDEWCSIATSHLPPEMMPADQQAALAGIGLNLLHPDLRPHWTALSTLGAKPLRLSAMIDALVEAYGVTDPAPSPPTATLLSAIDGIVEAGIKTPGAEPALARLRGVRFAPGHDGGLHNLADMRTPPPGVTTEQINALVSEVVFAHPELAGRASLLPLIPRYGFAEFAGHLAERIETAADATAVIGAPAHRVRAFYELLVAIAGSDREVDGIALADTPILRTRSGFTSPRRGLLPGGFDDPIGHLAVVDVAVMPPAMLGLAQSALGVETLSFCDYVRKHLAEILAGEPTQSQYRSLMRELAQHWRELAAGGALATLGQMRFVRNRAGGYSRAPDVYFFSAALEAALGQEGERWVDENWLPGDGTQARLRDLLESELGLPRHALARHLVDRIELLTQGTPNDETAKRLNAISRHLVERLPSMSDAERSDLERLRDLEWLPASLDGQREEAWYAPHEVYRPFRATGFASQARVPDLSVFRSTQVRGLTDFLDFLEMPDEPPTSIVVAHLRHCMADKIQPSDITYQMLSEGVETSAASLEPLRGSAFIYVAAEKRWLTADQVFWEAPPFRGRWHAASQNMHLRSPLYRNLGVSDRPEPRHYAGMLVQLASEGSLNRDDLLIQDRCLAVIAEAIESGALTPEELRKEVGPHPILTNLLGEGIFPEDAIWSDAEWLVAPFDGALDDQLVSTPSCPRSSAIRLFKALGVRRLSTIARLRLATDPDNRKSQDVTERVAERADLLLWLAPTAGGRERLLRALLDLEVCLTVTLHVRAELLTSDPPTRSAAAPVAAFYDADRNVLHMREAPGCPLDWSAAFRDLFAQLDLVPHDADVRPVIMAAVYVIAAASAAEAEQALRTADYSPPPSNEGRDGDRGEAFDDLEDPDEDGDAEDLSQEGDTRPDASGATEGDGDGSGGAHDDDGGEAECNGIEDENDKNHEADGDTDRRGGAGGAKQPSGGDSGQHDSGSTGSGAGTGSGNSSGSGSGNPGSGGNGGGAGTSGSASPPDGQTRRSRLLAYVVSTEAATQNGDGSNDRARAEAAKIDIAAIEAALKYERHARRLPVEQLHSNPGFDIRSAHEDGAGTRLIEVKGLASAWNERGIKLTGVQYEMAREHPEQFWIYVVENACDLETQKVHAIANPFSKVAEYWFDHGWSGMAEETGGPRQLNLVAGVKLRHRVWGVGTVLSVEHRGAGDFVLIEFPIDGRKFIPFNSMLTFVA, from the coding sequence ATGACTGGGACCGCGCCCGCGCCGGTAATGCAGCGCTACGAGGCCGATCTGCTCGGCAACATCCAGCAGGCGCTCGCGGGACTACAAGGCTTCGACATAATGGCGCTGGAGCTCATCCAGAACGCCGACGACGCCGGCGCCGCTGCGATGCGCTTCGACGTTCGCGAGGACGGGCTGCACGTCTGGAACAGCGAACGCTTCTCCAGCTGCGGCCTGACCGAAACTGCTTGCCCCTACCTCGCCACCGGAGACGCAGAAGGGATCGCGCGGCCGTGCAACTTCCACGCGATCTCACGCATGGGAAGCCGGAGCAAGATCAACGTGGGCTCCCAGATCGGCCGTTTCGGCATCGGGTTCGTCTCGGTCTACCAGATCACCGACTCGCCTGTCATCAGGTCACGCGATCTCCAGATGCGTCTCGACCCGCTCAACTCCGTGAGCCCCACCCACCGAATCGATGAGGTCGATGGCACCGAGTTCGAACTGCCATGGGCCTCCAGCCAGTCGGCGACGCGCAACGCGCTCAACGCCTCCCCCACCCCAACGGACGTCCGCGATCGCGTGGCCGGCGAGATACGCGACGTGATGGACCGCGGACTGTTCTTTCTGCGGAGACTCGAGCGCATTGAACTGCTGGTCGACGGGGAACTAGTCCACGCGGTCTCGATCGGGCGCGACGGCGATGTGCTCACGCTTAATAAGGAGCCGGGTAGCAGCGAGGAGAGCTGGCTCGTCCTGAAGACGGACGCTGCCGTGCGTGCGGACGAGCTGAAGCTCAAGACGCGCTTCCCCATGCTGGTGGAACTCGACCGCTCGGCCGCCGTGACGGTTGCGATACCGCTCGACGATCGGCCGTTCGAAGGCCTTCTCTACGCCTTCCTGCCCACTGAGCAGTCATCACGCCTGCCGATGCACATCAATGCGGACTTCTTCCCGCACCCAAACCGCCGTGCGATCGTGCTTACGGGCGAGCAGCACGACCGATACTGGAACGAACTGCTCCTCGAGACGGCGGCCACCGCCATCGCCGACAGCTTCGTGATGCTATGCGGCCAGATCGGCGCGAAGCGACTGTGGGAGATCGGCAGCTCGGCGCTGGCGCTGAGAGGCGAAGGGGCGTTCGCCATCTTCTGGGACCGCTTCGCGGAGGCCGCGCGGGTTTACGACTGCTCGTGGTCCGTTGAGGATGAGTGGTGTAGCATTGCGACCAGCCACCTCCCTCCGGAGATGATGCCGGCCGACCAGCAGGCTGCGCTTGCGGGCATTGGCCTCAACCTCCTCCATCCCGACCTGCGCCCGCACTGGACCGCGCTCTCGACGCTGGGAGCCAAGCCGCTGCGCCTTAGCGCGATGATCGATGCGCTTGTGGAGGCCTACGGCGTCACGGACCCGGCACCATCACCGCCCACGGCGACGCTGTTGAGCGCGATCGACGGTATCGTAGAGGCAGGCATCAAGACGCCAGGCGCCGAGCCGGCACTGGCGCGACTCCGCGGGGTCCGGTTCGCGCCGGGACATGACGGCGGACTCCACAACCTCGCGGATATGCGGACGCCGCCACCCGGCGTCACGACGGAACAAATCAACGCGCTCGTCTCCGAGGTTGTGTTTGCGCACCCCGAACTGGCCGGACGGGCGTCACTGCTGCCACTGATTCCGCGATACGGATTTGCCGAGTTTGCGGGCCACCTTGCGGAGCGGATCGAGACCGCGGCGGATGCAACCGCAGTCATCGGCGCGCCGGCCCATCGAGTGCGGGCCTTCTACGAACTCCTGGTCGCAATCGCCGGCAGTGATCGAGAGGTTGACGGAATTGCGCTCGCCGACACACCCATTTTGCGAACCCGCTCGGGGTTTACCTCTCCGCGCCGGGGCCTGCTGCCTGGGGGTTTCGACGATCCAATCGGACACCTAGCAGTGGTCGACGTGGCGGTGATGCCGCCCGCGATGCTGGGCCTCGCCCAGTCGGCGCTCGGCGTTGAGACTCTGTCGTTCTGCGACTACGTGCGCAAGCACCTAGCGGAAATCCTCGCGGGCGAGCCCACGCAGTCGCAATATCGTAGCCTGATGCGCGAACTCGCGCAGCACTGGCGCGAACTGGCGGCCGGCGGCGCACTCGCCACGCTCGGGCAGATGCGCTTCGTTCGCAACCGGGCCGGTGGCTACTCCCGCGCCCCGGACGTCTACTTCTTCTCGGCAGCGCTCGAGGCGGCGCTCGGTCAGGAAGGCGAGCGGTGGGTGGACGAGAACTGGCTTCCGGGAGACGGCACCCAGGCGCGTCTGCGTGACTTGCTCGAATCCGAATTGGGCCTGCCGCGGCACGCTCTGGCCCGGCATCTAGTAGACCGCATCGAATTGCTCACCCAGGGCACGCCGAACGACGAGACTGCAAAGCGGCTCAACGCGATCTCGCGGCATCTGGTCGAGCGGCTGCCTTCGATGAGCGACGCCGAGCGGTCGGACCTGGAGCGCCTGCGTGATCTCGAATGGCTACCGGCTTCCCTCGATGGCCAGCGGGAGGAGGCATGGTATGCCCCCCATGAGGTTTACCGTCCCTTCCGCGCCACCGGCTTCGCCTCGCAGGCGCGCGTCCCCGACCTCTCAGTGTTTCGCTCTACGCAGGTCCGCGGCCTCACCGACTTCCTCGACTTTCTCGAGATGCCGGACGAGCCGCCGACCTCCATCGTCGTGGCGCATCTCCGCCACTGTATGGCCGACAAGATCCAGCCCTCAGACATTACCTACCAGATGCTTTCCGAAGGCGTGGAGACCAGCGCAGCCTCACTGGAACCCCTCCGCGGATCCGCCTTCATCTACGTCGCGGCCGAGAAGCGCTGGCTCACGGCCGACCAAGTGTTTTGGGAGGCGCCGCCGTTTCGCGGACGCTGGCACGCGGCATCGCAGAACATGCATCTGCGCTCGCCGCTTTACCGCAATCTCGGGGTCTCCGACAGGCCGGAGCCCCGGCACTACGCCGGGATGCTTGTTCAACTCGCCAGCGAGGGGAGTCTTAACCGCGACGACCTGCTGATCCAGGACCGTTGCCTCGCCGTCATCGCTGAGGCAATCGAGTCGGGCGCGCTCACGCCGGAGGAACTCCGGAAGGAGGTCGGACCTCACCCGATCCTTACGAACCTGCTCGGCGAGGGCATCTTCCCTGAGGATGCGATCTGGTCGGACGCGGAATGGCTCGTTGCCCCGTTCGACGGCGCCCTCGACGATCAGCTCGTGTCCACACCGAGCTGCCCGCGAAGCTCGGCGATAAGGCTCTTCAAGGCGTTAGGCGTTCGCCGGCTGTCGACCATCGCCCGGCTGCGCCTCGCGACAGACCCGGACAATCGGAAGTCGCAGGACGTGACGGAGCGCGTAGCTGAACGCGCCGATCTGCTGCTGTGGCTGGCGCCCACCGCGGGCGGGCGCGAAAGGCTGCTCCGCGCACTACTCGACCTCGAGGTGTGCCTCACGGTCACGCTGCATGTTCGAGCCGAGCTACTGACCTCCGACCCGCCAACCCGTTCCGCGGCCGCGCCGGTCGCGGCGTTCTACGATGCGGACCGCAACGTGCTCCACATGCGGGAGGCCCCTGGCTGTCCACTCGATTGGAGCGCCGCGTTCCGCGACCTGTTCGCGCAGCTTGACCTCGTACCGCACGACGCCGACGTGCGCCCCGTCATCATGGCGGCCGTCTATGTCATAGCAGCGGCCTCGGCGGCGGAGGCGGAGCAGGCGCTGCGGACGGCGGACTACAGCCCGCCGCCCTCCAACGAGGGCCGGGACGGCGATCGCGGCGAGGCGTTCGACGATCTCGAGGATCCCGATGAAGATGGCGACGCGGAAGACTTGTCTCAGGAGGGGGACACAAGACCGGATGCGTCGGGCGCCACGGAAGGCGATGGGGATGGGAGTGGGGGCGCTCACGACGACGATGGTGGTGAAGCCGAGTGCAACGGAATCGAGGACGAGAACGACAAGAACCACGAAGCTGACGGCGACACCGATCGGCGCGGCGGGGCCGGCGGGGCTAAGCAGCCAAGCGGCGGTGACTCCGGACAGCACGATAGCGGTTCGACCGGCTCCGGCGCCGGGACAGGTTCAGGCAACAGCTCGGGATCCGGGTCTGGCAACCCCGGCTCCGGCGGAAATGGAGGTGGCGCGGGCACGTCCGGGAGTGCTTCACCGCCGGACGGCCAGACTAGGCGCAGTCGGCTCCTTGCCTACGTGGTGTCCACAGAGGCCGCGACCCAAAATGGCGACGGGAGCAACGACCGGGCGCGCGCGGAGGCAGCGAAGATCGACATCGCGGCCATCGAGGCGGCCCTGAAGTATGAGCGCCACGCGCGCCGCCTGCCTGTCGAACAGCTCCACTCGAATCCCGGCTTCGACATCCGCTCCGCACACGAGGATGGCGCCGGCACTCGCCTCATCGAGGTGAAGGGCCTCGCGTCAGCCTGGAACGAGCGCGGCATCAAGCTCACCGGCGTGCAGTACGAGATGGCGCGCGAGCACCCAGAGCAGTTCTGGATATACGTCGTCGAGAACGCCTGCGACCTCGAGACCCAAAAAGTGCACGCGATTGCGAACCCCTTCTCGAAGGTCGCAGAATACTGGTTCGACCATGGCTGGAGCGGCATGGCCGAGGAGACTGGCGGCCCGAGGCAGCTGAACCTCGTGGCGGGGGTCAAGCTCAGACACCGGGTCTGGGGCGTTGGGACCGTGCTCTCGGTGGAACACCGCGGCGCCGGCGATTTCGTGCTGATCGAGTTCCCGATAGACGGCCGCAAGTTCATCCCGTTCAATTCGATGCTCACCTTCGTCGCGTGA